DNA from Mycobacterium bourgelatii:
GACCGACGGATCCGTACGGCGCAAGTTCAGTGGGTTCGGATGGCTTGCGTCCAACGGCCAGTACGGGCTTCACGGGTACAGGCATTCCAAGACGCTTCATGGGACGAAGGTGGTGTTGATCTCGGAACTGCGGGCTATCAACGACGCGGTCCGCAACCTGCAGCGCCCGCTGACAGTGATGAGCGACAGCAAACTGGCCATCGAGATGATCAAACGGTGGATGGACGGAGACATTGTGTTGCCGCAGGGCTATACGACTGAGCGCCCTGGCGGCAAGCCGGCTGCCCTCGTGTCAGCGCAACGATCGATCCACTCCCAACGCGAGTGGCTCACCCCAGTGTGGGTAAAAGGTCACCAGGGTGAGCCGCTCAACGAAGGTGCCGACGCCCTCGCGCGTCTTGCCCAGCGCCGCGCCGCGAACCCTGCTGACTTAGGAACGCCCGAGTACCACCGTCGCGCTGATGGCCTAGCGGACGGGTTTTCAAAGCAATTCAACCTTCTCCGAGAGGTTGGCAGGCCACCACTAGCGGCGTAGAGCACGCCTTCCAGGTAGGCAAACCTGTGCGCATTGCCCTGGTAGACATCGCAATTCATAACTATCCACTTCCCCTCGGTCTACGCCGAATATGGCATTCGAGGAAAGTTCCGGCAACTGTCCACCCGATTTAAAGCCATCGCCGAACCGTCGCAATAGGTTCGCGTCCGCCGATCCTTGTCGTCGTCCGAACACCGCCCTGATCGATTAACAGGTGACAGGGTCGTTGGCAGTAGGGGACTGTGCGCTGAGATGCCGTAGGCAAGGTATTTGCCAGGACGTTTGGAGATTTCAGAGCACGCGGCACGCAGCAAGCTGATCCCCAAGACAGGAAAGCATGCAAAGCTAACGTAATGCGGAAACACAACGCCCTTGCGCTGAAAGGCTTTTCGACAGCGATGACGAAAACATGAGAGTAATCGGCCTGATGTCAGGCACGTCGATGGACGGCCTCGACGCGGCTACAGCCGAGCTCGACTGGGACGACGGCGCCATCACGATGACCCCGCTGCGCCACATCGAGCGCCCGTGGCCGGCTGAGGTCCGCGCACAACTGCACGCCTCGCTGGGCCCGACGACGGCGGGCGAGCTATGCGAGCTCGACCAGCTGATCGGGCAGGCGTCAGCGAAGCTGGCCACCGAGCTGCTACCCGCCGACCTCGTCGTCAGCCACGGTCAGACGGTCCATCACTGGGTAGAGGACGACGAGGCGAAGGGCACATTGCAGCTCGGGCAGCCCGCATGGATCGTCGAGGCGACAGGGCTGCCGGTCATCTCCGACGTCCGCTCACGCGACATCGCTGCCGGCGGCCACGGCGCCCCGCTCGCCGGAATCCTCGACTACCTGTGGCTGCGAGGCGAGCACACCCGCGCGGCGCTCAACCTCGGCGGAATCGCGAACGTGACAATCGTGCGCCCCGGCTGTCCCCCACTCGCATTCGACACCGGCCCGGCCAACTGTCTACTCGACGAGGCGGCACGGCGAATCACCGGCCGCGCCTGCGATGCGGACGGCCGGGTCGCCGCCGCTGGCACCCCGGACGCGCAGCTCCTGCAAGATTTGCTCGCCGACCCGTATTTCGCCCAGGCACCACCGAAATCGACTGGCCGCGAACACTTCCACCTCGGCGGCCTGCCGGATCTCTCGCCCGAGGACCTGCTGGCGACGCTGACGGAGCTGACCGCGATCACCGTCGCCGAGGCGCTCGCACCGTACGCGCCCGTCGAGGTCGTCGCGTCGGGAGGCGGCGTCCGCAACCCGACGCTGCTTGCCGCGCTCCAACGCCGGCTCCCCCTCGCCCTCAGCGACTCGCACGGCCTGCCCGCGCAAGCTAAGGAGGCCTATCTGATGGCGCTGGTCGGCTTCCTCAGCTGGCACCAGGTTCCGCTACTCACCGGACCGCACGTGCTTGGACGCATCTCGCCCGGCAACTCGCCACTCTCGCTACCGTCTCCGGCGTCCCCGCCAACCGGCTTAATCATCCGCACCACGTAAACCCGCGGACGTTGCCGGACATACGCAACGCAGCCGACCCGTCACCGAAGCGCAACCCATCCCACCCAGACTCACCCCGCAGCACGTCCTTTCACCCTCCGCTTCCTTCGACGCCGCCGACTGGCAGCGACCAACTGCGCCACCCCATCCTCAATCCCCCTCGCCAACACGTGAACATCAGGCGCCCCGTCATAGTCGCCGGTAATCCCGAACACGAAGTTGTCCGCATAACTGACCATCGCGATGCCGGTCCGTAGCTGCACCCCGATCGGAGGAATCGGCCAGATCTCGAGAACCCGTCGGCCCATCAGCTTCTGTTCTGCTCGCGGACCTGGAACGTTGGTCGCCAAAGCAACCACCGCCCGTTGCGGCAGACGCGTCAGCAAGCGAATAGTCCACGCGGAAACCACAAATGGTGCATGCTCTGCCGCCTCAAACAGTGCATTGCCGCCTTCGCGTTGGCCACTCCCCTTCGCCTGGACGAGTCGGTCGTGCACCAACTGCAGCTGCTCTACCGGATCCTCCTCATCCACAGGCAGCAGCGGCAGCATCGCCGAAACCCGGTTGTCCGCGACGTTGAAGTGGTTGGTCCCTCGCACCGATACCGGAACCAGCGTGCGCAGCGAGTCGTGGCTGGGCTGTTCCCCGCGGGCCAGCAGCAACTGGCGGTAGCTGTTTGTAATCGCCGCCAAAGCAACGTCATTGAGCGTCACATCGAATGCCCGAGCCACCTCCTGCAGGTCCGACAACCGGGCCCGGGCCACACTGAAGCGACGCATGGTCGTCAAGCTTCCGCTCAACGACGTTTCCGGTCCGGGACTCAGCACGCTGGCCGTCAACTCGGCCGCGCCCACGGCGGCGTGCTCGACGGCGACGGCCGCGCCGACCGCGGTCCGCACGATGCCGCTCACCCAGTTCAATGGGTTCAGACTCACCTTCGGCAGGCTCAGCCAACCCCGGTCCTGCTCCTTGGCGGCACGGATCTCCGTGGCGAAGGTGTCGCCGCCACCGTCGTCGCTGAACCTGGCCATTATTTGCGTTGCCGCGATGCCGTCGGCGATGCAGTGATGCAGCTTGGTCAACACCGCCCACCGGTCGTCGCTGAGGCCCTCGATCAGAAAGCAGTCCCACAACGGACGCTCGCGGTCGAGTCGGCGCTCCATCACGCTCGCGACCAGTTCGAAGAGTTCGGCGTCTCCTCCGGGGTGCGGCACCGCCAACCGATGCAGGTGGCGCGAGATGTCGAAATGCGGGTCGTCGACCCATTCGGGTGGACCGAGGTCGAACGCATGGGTCCGCAACATCTGCGTACAGCGCGGGATGTCTTGCGCCCGCCCAGCAAAGGATGCGACGAACTCGTCGAAGGTCGGCGCGGGTCCTTCCATGATCGACACCCCGCCGATCGCCATGCTCACGTGCGGATCGGAATCCTCAACCTCGAGGAAGGTGGCGTCCAGTGCCGACAAGCGCTCCATCTCCTCACTATCGGCCGACTGCATACGTCACGGTCAGGGCCGGAAGTCCCATCTTGATGGGCCGAATGCACTCGCAACACCGTCCACGGCAAGCGGCCCCCCGGGGCGAAGCACCGAAACCTCAAGCCATTCCCGCCAACTCCCGCGACACCGCATCGAACGCCTTCACCGCGTCCAACAACCCCGGCTCCTGCGAGCTCGGTTGTGACGACAACTTCGCGGCGACGACCTCCGCGGCGCGGTTGATGTAGATCAGCTGACCGCACATGCCCACACACAACACGACGTTGTTGCCCGGGTACGGGAACCACATCTGGTTGCGGTACATCCCACCGGGCATCCCGGTGTCGTCGGGACTGGCGGCGAACGCCTGACGGGAGTCGGGACCGCCGTCGAGGGTGTCGGCGATCCACGCCGGCGGCACCACCGGCTGGTCGGTCAACGAGACACCGTCACGCAGGAACAGCGACCCGAACCGGATCATGTCGGTAAGGCAAGCGCTGATGCCACCGTCGAAAATCCCGGTGCCGCCCGCAGCGTCCAACATGATCGTCGCGTCGCAAACGGTCCCAATCCGGCTCCACAACAGTTCCGACATCAGCTCCGGCATCGACTGCCCGCCGGCCACCTCGCAGATCCAGCCGAGCACATCCGTTTCACACGAACGGTATTCGAACGCACCACCATGGGAACGGCTCTGCCGCAACGTCAGCAGGTAGTCGCGCAGCGTGGCGGGCAGGTCCGGACGGCGCCGAACCGCCCACCCGATCACCTGCTCCCGCACGTGTATCTCCGCGGCTGGATCAGCGTAATTCTCCGAGAACGCGATACCCGACCTCATGTCCAGCAGATGGCGCACCGTCGCACCCGCATACCCACACTGCGCCAGGGCAGGAACAATGGCTGTGACCGTCGCGTCAACGTCAAGCGCCCCGGCCCCGTGCAGCGCGCCCACGACGGCGGCCACCAGCGACTTGCTCACCGAAAACAATAAGTGCCGCGTCCGATCGTCGAACCCGTCCAGATATTCCTCCGCCACCAGAGACCCACGAAACGCGACGGCCCACCCGTCGGTAGCGGTGTCGGCCATCACCGCGCCGACGGTTGTGGCCACCCCGTCACCAACGGTCACCGGCATATCTGCAACAGCAGCACCGGCAGCGGGCAACACCGCAACCGGTCCGTCCCCGCGCGGAATGACCGCCGTCGGCATGAAGTCCTCGACGTGCCGAAACGCCCACCGCGCATACGGCTCCGACAGCCAGTTACCCAACGAAAACCCGGCCGGAACGCCACCACCCGAAACGCCGACGCCCCCGCTCACGCCCGTGCGACGAGCCGAGACACGATTGGCGCCGCCGGCACCAGCGGCGTCGACACGAACTTCGCCTTCATCCCGTTGACCCACCGACGGCACCGCTCGGTCAGCTGATAGTCCTCGGTCTGCAAGTGCCCCCGCGTGACGAGGACCCCGAGTTGTGCTCCCTGCGAACGCAAGTCACCCGGCGCCGCGACCCGCATGTAGAACGCCTCGGATCCGTCCAGCAGCGTGGCCCAGTCATTGGCGGACCGCATGAAGGAGACCCGGCCTTCGTCGTTGATGCGCCACACCCCGGTACGCGGCGTCGAGGTGAACAGCTCAATATCCGGTGACGTCTCGGAAAGAATCACCTGGCCCCAGACCTCGTTCTCGCCGTAACCCCGCTCCCAGCGCTCGTTGATCTCCTCGATGTCGAGCTCGTACTCCACGTCCATGTACTCGAGCAGGTGGAAGAGGAACAGCGGCATGTCCGCGTAAGCCTCGGTGGTCAGGTTCGTCATCGGGCTGGCACCACTCAGCCGCGGGTTCACCTCGCCGAGGTAGAGCTCCCCGGAATCGAGGTCATGCAGCAGGTCCACCTCGAAGTAGCCGCGATACCCCTCGCGGCTCAGGACGCCACCCAGCTTGCGCACCATCTCCCGTGCGGCATGCGTCTGATCCGGCGGCAGCACCTCGCGCCAAACGTCGTTGCCGCACCAGGCGCCCCGATACGGCGTCACCTCCGGGTATCCGACCAGACTCGTCATCGCGGGGCCGATCACGGTGCCGTGCCGGGTCACCACGCCCTCGATACAGACCTCGACATTGCGTATCCGCTTCATGACCTTGATCTCTTGCTGACAGGTCAGATCAGCGGCGTGCTCGTCCCAGTCGCGCTGACCGCGGATGAAGAACGTCCCGCTGCCCGCGTTGCCGTACGCGATCGAGATGACCAGGTCGTCCCCCAGCCCCGCGCTCTGGGCGAGCGCCAGCAGTTCGTCGTAAGAGCCGACGCGACCGATCGTGTGCGGCACGCTCGGCACACCCGCCTCGTTGGCCAGGCGCGTCATGATGATCTTGGAACCGAGGCGTTCCCGCAGCTCGCAGGGCGGGTGTATGACCTCGAGACCCGCCTGCCGCGCCAGTGCCTGTGTTTCCTCCTCCAGGAACACGAAGCAGGCCTTGCCGCCGGGACCTTTGCTCGCAATGAACTCAAGCGTCTCCGGATCGGACAGCAGGTGGTTGCAGACATCCCCCATGCAGTCGAAATCCCTGCGGTCGCGCCGACGGGGCACGAACACCCGCGAATGCAAGCCCTCGAAAGAGTCAAAGTACGTGAGGTAGAAGAAGTTTCGTATCCAACGGTCGATACCCAGCAGGTTGAACGGCGTCGGCGAGATGAAGAACACCGGCACGGTGTTGTTGTGAAAGAACGCGCGCACATCCGAAAGGCCGCGCAGCACGCGGCGTGGCTCGGCCGAGGGTCCGACGGCAGTCACGATGCCACCCACTTTGCTGACGTCGACGCCTCAGCCCGGCGCGGGCTCGGCGGTTTGGACAGGGACGCTTCGGTCCGCTCGATGGCGGTGAGATCGCATACCTCCATGGCACTAGTTTCACCCGGCCACGCTCCTGCCGCAGGGGTATGCCCAGATCTCGCGGCGCCCGCCGACGGCTCAACGCGGTGCAGCCGACTTGTCATACCCCCTCGTTACCGTACGATCATGCAGCCCCAGGACTTTCCGTCGATAAACCTCGGCAGCGCATTGACCAGGCTCGGTGAGGCGACCTATCACCGTGGCCTGGCCTACGCGCGCGACGGCCGGGTGCTGAATTGTCTCTGGGACGCGCAGCGGCAGACTCTGGCCGGTTCAGTCTGGGGCAGCCAGGGCCGGGCCTACGCCACCACGGTGCATCTTTCGCCCGACGGCACCGGCAGCTGGAAAGTCGCTTTCGGTTTTTGCAGCTGCCCGGTGCACCTCGACTGCAAGCATGTCGCGGCCATTGCCATAGCCATCGCCGATGCCACGACAACAAGCGCACAACGCGCGCAAAACCCGACGGCGTGGCGGCACTCCCTGGATGCCCTGCTGCCGGCGACTCCTCCTCAGGGGCGCACCGGGACGCCACTGGCGATCGAGCTGAACCTTGCGACGAACGGGTCGTTGCCCTTGCTGGTGGCACGGCTCATGCGGCCCGCGAAGCGGGGCGGTTGGGTCGCCGACCATCTGCGTTGGGACAAGGTGCGGACGTTAGGTCGGGACGGTTATCTCGACGCTCACGTCCAGGTGTTGCGTGAGTTTTACGTGACGTATCGGGCGTCGATTTCGAACCCTTATGGCGTTTACCACTATTCGTACGGTCAGGAGGACGACGGCAGGATCATCTCGCTGTTGCGGTTCGGATCCCCGCAACTGTGGCCGCTGCTGGAAGGGGCGCGCGAAGCGGGGGTGAAACTCATCCAGGCAGGGACGCACCGCGAGGTTCGACCGCCCTCCGACGCCGAGTTGTGTTTAGACGTCACGGCCGACGAGTCCGGTGATCTTGCGATTGAGCCGATGCTGCGGGTGAACGGCACCACGGTGCGGCCACTGGCATTTATCGGGTCGCCGGGACACGGTGTGGTCTACGACGACGCCGGGACGCGGCTGGCCCGGTTGGACAAACCGGCACCGGAGGCGTTGCAGCGCATGGCACTAGGCGACGCGCCGGTGGTCATACCCGCATCCGAGGCGGCGCGCTTCGCGGCGGAGTACTACCCGAGGTTGCGCCACACCGCCACCATCACGTCCTCGGACGATTCATTCACGCCCCCCGAGATCGTCGGGCCGACGCTGGTGCTGCGCGCCGACTATCAGGACGGTCACGAACTCGAGGTGAGCTGGGAGTGGGCGTACCGACTGGGCGACAGAGACTTTCGCACACCGATCGGCTCGCCGGACCATGTCGGCTACCGCGACCCGGAAGCTGAGACGGCGCTCGCCTCGACTCTCGAAGCGCCGTTGGAGCAAGTGCGGCTGCGCGGCGCGAACGGCAGGCTCGTTCCCCGGGTCCGGCTCTCCGGCTTGGACACCATGCGGTTCGCCACCGAAATTCAGCCGCTGCTCGCCGAGCTCCCCGAGGTAGACCTTGAGGTAACCGGCGACGCAGCTGACTACCGGGAAGCCACCCTTGCCGTTGCGGTCACAACGGATACGGTGCCCGGTCAGACTGACTGGTTCGACCTCGGTGTCACGATCAGCATTGAGGGAAAGCAGATTCCGTTTGTCAGCGTGTTCACCGCGCTGGCTTCCGGACAGTCCCATCTACTGCTGCCCGACGGCGCCTACTTCTCGCTCGACAAACCGGAGCTGGTCAAGCTGCGCGAGCTCATCACCGAGGCCGGCTCCCTCACCGACGCCGAGGACGGGCCACCCCGGATAAGCCGCTTCCAGGTCGGGCTTTTCGACGAACTGGCCGAACTCGGAGTCGTCACGCGCCAGGCCGACGAGTGGCGCCGTCAGGCGGACGGACTTCGCGCCCTGAACGGCGTGGCGCCGGCGGCAGTGCCCAGCGACCTGCGCGTTGACCTGAGGCCATATCAGTCCGAAGGATTCTCGTGGCTGACGACCCTGTATGCGCACGGGCTCGGCGGGATCCTCGCCGACGACATGGGACTGGGTAAGACCATCCAGTCGCTGGCGTTGATCTGCCATGTCCGGCAACAGAATCCGGGCATGGCGCCGTTTCTTGTGGTGGCGCCGGCCAGCGTGGTGGCCAACTGGGCCACCGAGGCCGCACGGTTCGCACCCGAGCTGAACGTTGTGCCCATCACCGACACGCTGCGCCGCGCCCGCACCGACCTCGACGAGCTGACGACCGGCGCCCACATCGTGGTCACCTCGTACACGCTGTTCAGGCTCGACTTCGAGGCTCACGCCAACCGAACCTGGTCCGGGCTGATCCTGGACGAGGCACAGTTCGTGAAGAACCACCGCGCCAAGACCTACCAGTGCGCCCGCAAGCTCGCCACGCCGTTCAAGCTGGCGATAACCGGCACCCCAATGGAGAACAACCTGATGGAGTTCTGGGCGCTGCTGTCCATCACCGCCCCCGGGCTGTTCCCCAGCCCGACCAAGTTCAACGATTTCTTCGCCAAGCCCATCGAAAAAAACCGCGACGCTGAGCTTTTGGCTCTGTTTCACCGGCGCATCAAGCCGTTGGTCAAACGCCGCACCAAGGAGCACGTCGCCGCCGAACTGCCCGCCAAGCAAGAGCAGGTCCTCGAAATAGACCTGCCGTCGCGGCACCGTGCCCTCTACGACAAGCGGCTACAACGCGAGCGGCAGAAGGTGCTCGGGCTGCTCAATGACATGCAGCGCAACCGCGTGACGATCCTGCGATCCCTCACCGTGCTACGACAAATGGCACTGCATCCCGGTTTGGTCGATCCCGAATATGACCAGATGGCCAGCGCGAA
Protein-coding regions in this window:
- a CDS encoding ribonuclease HI — its product is MIRDDAPELGPVRFLVSLQAKSPLWRYTDEIAALVPGVSVGWPGLSGLPLMEAAKAGLTAQPAEVPPQSTDMSPLWVATDGSVRRKFSGFGWLASNGQYGLHGYRHSKTLHGTKVVLISELRAINDAVRNLQRPLTVMSDSKLAIEMIKRWMDGDIVLPQGYTTERPGGKPAALVSAQRSIHSQREWLTPVWVKGHQGEPLNEGADALARLAQRRAANPADLGTPEYHRRADGLADGFSKQFNLLREVGRPPLAA
- a CDS encoding anhydro-N-acetylmuramic acid kinase produces the protein MRVIGLMSGTSMDGLDAATAELDWDDGAITMTPLRHIERPWPAEVRAQLHASLGPTTAGELCELDQLIGQASAKLATELLPADLVVSHGQTVHHWVEDDEAKGTLQLGQPAWIVEATGLPVISDVRSRDIAAGGHGAPLAGILDYLWLRGEHTRAALNLGGIANVTIVRPGCPPLAFDTGPANCLLDEAARRITGRACDADGRVAAAGTPDAQLLQDLLADPYFAQAPPKSTGREHFHLGGLPDLSPEDLLATLTELTAITVAEALAPYAPVEVVASGGGVRNPTLLAALQRRLPLALSDSHGLPAQAKEAYLMALVGFLSWHQVPLLTGPHVLGRISPGNSPLSLPSPASPPTGLIIRTT
- a CDS encoding WS/DGAT/MGAT family O-acyltransferase, which produces MERLSALDATFLEVEDSDPHVSMAIGGVSIMEGPAPTFDEFVASFAGRAQDIPRCTQMLRTHAFDLGPPEWVDDPHFDISRHLHRLAVPHPGGDAELFELVASVMERRLDRERPLWDCFLIEGLSDDRWAVLTKLHHCIADGIAATQIMARFSDDGGGDTFATEIRAAKEQDRGWLSLPKVSLNPLNWVSGIVRTAVGAAVAVEHAAVGAAELTASVLSPGPETSLSGSLTTMRRFSVARARLSDLQEVARAFDVTLNDVALAAITNSYRQLLLARGEQPSHDSLRTLVPVSVRGTNHFNVADNRVSAMLPLLPVDEEDPVEQLQLVHDRLVQAKGSGQREGGNALFEAAEHAPFVVSAWTIRLLTRLPQRAVVALATNVPGPRAEQKLMGRRVLEIWPIPPIGVQLRTGIAMVSYADNFVFGITGDYDGAPDVHVLARGIEDGVAQLVAASRRRRRKRRVKGRAAG
- a CDS encoding serine hydrolase domain-containing protein, translating into MGNWLSEPYARWAFRHVEDFMPTAVIPRGDGPVAVLPAAGAAVADMPVTVGDGVATTVGAVMADTATDGWAVAFRGSLVAEEYLDGFDDRTRHLLFSVSKSLVAAVVGALHGAGALDVDATVTAIVPALAQCGYAGATVRHLLDMRSGIAFSENYADPAAEIHVREQVIGWAVRRRPDLPATLRDYLLTLRQSRSHGGAFEYRSCETDVLGWICEVAGGQSMPELMSELLWSRIGTVCDATIMLDAAGGTGIFDGGISACLTDMIRFGSLFLRDGVSLTDQPVVPPAWIADTLDGGPDSRQAFAASPDDTGMPGGMYRNQMWFPYPGNNVVLCVGMCGQLIYINRAAEVVAAKLSSQPSSQEPGLLDAVKAFDAVSRELAGMA
- a CDS encoding biotin carboxylase — its product is MVTAVGPSAEPRRVLRGLSDVRAFFHNNTVPVFFISPTPFNLLGIDRWIRNFFYLTYFDSFEGLHSRVFVPRRRDRRDFDCMGDVCNHLLSDPETLEFIASKGPGGKACFVFLEEETQALARQAGLEVIHPPCELRERLGSKIIMTRLANEAGVPSVPHTIGRVGSYDELLALAQSAGLGDDLVISIAYGNAGSGTFFIRGQRDWDEHAADLTCQQEIKVMKRIRNVEVCIEGVVTRHGTVIGPAMTSLVGYPEVTPYRGAWCGNDVWREVLPPDQTHAAREMVRKLGGVLSREGYRGYFEVDLLHDLDSGELYLGEVNPRLSGASPMTNLTTEAYADMPLFLFHLLEYMDVEYELDIEEINERWERGYGENEVWGQVILSETSPDIELFTSTPRTGVWRINDEGRVSFMRSANDWATLLDGSEAFYMRVAAPGDLRSQGAQLGVLVTRGHLQTEDYQLTERCRRWVNGMKAKFVSTPLVPAAPIVSRLVARA
- a CDS encoding DEAD/DEAH box helicase, which gives rise to MQPQDFPSINLGSALTRLGEATYHRGLAYARDGRVLNCLWDAQRQTLAGSVWGSQGRAYATTVHLSPDGTGSWKVAFGFCSCPVHLDCKHVAAIAIAIADATTTSAQRAQNPTAWRHSLDALLPATPPQGRTGTPLAIELNLATNGSLPLLVARLMRPAKRGGWVADHLRWDKVRTLGRDGYLDAHVQVLREFYVTYRASISNPYGVYHYSYGQEDDGRIISLLRFGSPQLWPLLEGAREAGVKLIQAGTHREVRPPSDAELCLDVTADESGDLAIEPMLRVNGTTVRPLAFIGSPGHGVVYDDAGTRLARLDKPAPEALQRMALGDAPVVIPASEAARFAAEYYPRLRHTATITSSDDSFTPPEIVGPTLVLRADYQDGHELEVSWEWAYRLGDRDFRTPIGSPDHVGYRDPEAETALASTLEAPLEQVRLRGANGRLVPRVRLSGLDTMRFATEIQPLLAELPEVDLEVTGDAADYREATLAVAVTTDTVPGQTDWFDLGVTISIEGKQIPFVSVFTALASGQSHLLLPDGAYFSLDKPELVKLRELITEAGSLTDAEDGPPRISRFQVGLFDELAELGVVTRQADEWRRQADGLRALNGVAPAAVPSDLRVDLRPYQSEGFSWLTTLYAHGLGGILADDMGLGKTIQSLALICHVRQQNPGMAPFLVVAPASVVANWATEAARFAPELNVVPITDTLRRARTDLDELTTGAHIVVTSYTLFRLDFEAHANRTWSGLILDEAQFVKNHRAKTYQCARKLATPFKLAITGTPMENNLMEFWALLSITAPGLFPSPTKFNDFFAKPIEKNRDAELLALFHRRIKPLVKRRTKEHVAAELPAKQEQVLEIDLPSRHRALYDKRLQRERQKVLGLLNDMQRNRVTILRSLTVLRQMALHPGLVDPEYDQMASAKIDALAEHLRDVVAGGHRALVFSQFTRFLGRVRDRLDSEGIDYCYLDGQTRNRASVIQRFKDGDAPVFLISLKAGGFGLNLTEADYCFLLDPWWNPATEAQAIDRTHRIGQTRNVMVYRLIARDTIEDKVLALNARKAKLFASVVDDGNAFGSNLTADDIRGLVA